GTCACTGCTCACCCGGCACGGGCTGCCGTCCGGCTCGCTGATCGTCGAGCTCGCCGACAGCGACCCCCGGACCTCGCTCGACGAGCTGGAACAGCGCCTGGTCACCCTGCGCCGTCTCGGCGTGCGGATCGCGCTCGATGGCTTCGGCAGCGGACACGTGGCGATCAACGCCCTGCGGCGGCTCCCCGTCGACATACTGAAGCTGGACCGGGGACTCGTCGAAGGCGTGGTCGAATCGGCCCGGCTCCGCAAGATCACCCGCGGGGTGCTCCGTATCGCCGGCGAGCTCGGCATGCAGACCGTCGCCGAGGGAGTCGACGTCCCGGAGCAGGTCATCGCCCTGCGCGCGATGGGCTGCAGTCACGCCCAGGGCATGGCCTTCTCGGGCCCGCTGGACGAGTACCGCCTGCGCAGGGCCCTCGTACGGGACGAGTACCCGCTGCCCGGAGCGGTGCCCGTGCGTGTCGGAAACCGTCCCCCGATCCGCTCAAATACTGAGACGCCTGTCCCACCCACTTGACAGTGGTGAGGCCGGAGAGGGAGGGTCAGTGCCATGCGCACCCGAATTCTCGTACTTGGAAAGCGCGTCGGCTGAGGCAGGCCCCAGAGAAGGCCCGCCTGAAACGCACCCGACGCGCTCCCCTCGCTTGCCTCACGGCACGAGGGGTTTTTTGTTGCACCGGCTCACCCCAAAAACATCCCAAACCCTCGCAAAAACCCTCTGCCTCGAGAAGAGATGCTGATGACCGAGCAGGCCACCGGGCACCATCCGCAGCCGCGGCCCCGTAACGGCGCGCAGCCCGCCACCACCGTCGAGCACGTCACGGGTGCGCAGTCCCTCATCCGTTCTCTCGAGGAAGTGGGCGCCGACACCGTCTTCGGCATCCCCGGCGGCGCGATCCTCCCCGCCTACGACCCGATGATGGACTCGCAGCGGGTGCGTCACATCCTCGTCCGTCACGAGCAGGGGGCGGGCCACGCCGCCACCGGTTACGCCCAGGCCACCGGCAAGGTCGGCGTCTGCATGGCGACCTCCGGCCCCGGTGCGACCAACCTGGTCACCCCGATCGCCGACGCGCACATGGACTCGGTCCCGCTCGTCGCGATCACCGGCCAGGTCGCCTCGAAGGCGATCGGCACGGACGCCTTCCAGGAGGCGGACATCTGCGGCATCACGATGCCGATCACCAAGCACAACTTCCTCGTCACCAAGGCCGAGGACATCCCGCGGACGATCGCCGAGGCCTTCCACATCGCCTCCACCGGCCGCCCGGGTCCGGTCCTGGTCGACATCGCCAAGGACGCCCTCCAGGCGAAGACCACCTTCAGCTGGCCGCCCACCACGGACCTGCCCGGCTACCGCCCGGTGACCAAGCCGCACGCCAAGCAGATCCGCGAGGCCGCCAAGCTGATCAGCGCCGCCAAGCGGCCCGTCCTGTACGTCGGCGGCGGCGTCATCAAGGCCGGCGCCACCGCCGAGCTGAAGATCCTCGCCGAGCTCACCGGCGCCCCGGTCACCACCACCCTGATGGCGCTCGGCGCGTTCCCCGACAGCCACCCGCTGCACGTCGGCATGCCCGGCATGCACGGCGCGGTCACCGCCGTCACCGCGCTGCAGAAGGCCGACCTGATCGTCGCCCTCGGCGCCCGCTTCGACGACCGCGTCACCGGCAAGCTCGACAGCTTCGCCCCGTACGCCAAGATCGTCCACGCGGACATCGACCCGGCCGAGATCGGCAAGAACCGCGCCGCCGACGTCCCGATCGTCGGTGACGCCCGCGAGGTCATCGCCGACCTGGTCCAGGCCGTCCAGGCCGAGCACAGCGAGGGCAACAAGGGCGACTACAGCGCCTGGTGGAGCGACCTGAGCCGCTGGCGCGAGACCTACCCGCTCGGCTACGACCTGCCGGAGGACGGCAGCCTCTCGCCGCAGCAGGTCATCCAGCGCGTCGGCCAGCTCGCCCCCGAGGGCACGATCTTCGCCGCGGGCGTCGGCCAGCACCAGATGTGGGCCGCCCACTTCATCGACTACGAGCAGCCGGCCACCTGGCTGAACTCCGGCGGCGCCGGGACGATGGGCTACGCGGTCCCCGCCGCGATGGGCGCCAAGGCCGGCATGCCGGACCGCACCGTCTGGGCGATCGACGGCGACGGCTGCTTCCAGATGACCAACCAGGAGCTCACCACCTGCGCCCTGAACAACATCCCGATCAAGGTCGCCATCATCAACAACGGCGCCCTGGGCATGGTCCGTCAGTGGCAGACGCTCTTCTACAACCAGCGCTACTCGAACACCGTCCTGCACTCCGGTCCGGACGACATCCAGGCGAACAAGGGCACCCGCGTCCCCGACTTCGTCAAGCTCTCCGAGGCCATGGGCTGTGTCGCCCTGCGCTGTGAGGACCCGGCCGACCTGGACAAGGTCATCGCCGAGGCCAACGCCATCAACGACCGCCCGGTCGTGATCGACTTCATCGTCCACGAGGACGCCCAGGTCTGGCCGATGGTCGCCGCCGGCACCTCGAACGACGAGGTCATGGCCGCGCGGGGCGTCCGCCCCGACTTCGGCGACGGCGAAGACGACTGAGCGCGCAGAGCGAAAAGGAAGAGACCCAGACATGTCCACCAAGCACACGCTCTCCGTTCTCGTCGAGAACACGCCCGGCATCCTCGCCCGGATCGCCGCCCTGTTCTCCCGCCGCGGCTTCAACATCGACTCGCTCGCCGTGGGCGTCACCGAGCACCCCGACATCTCCCGCATCACCATCGTGGTCAATGTCGAGGACCTGCCCCTGGAGCAGGTGACCAAGCAGCTCAACAAGCTGGTCAACGTCCTGAAGATCGTCGAACTCGAGCCCAGCGCTGCGATCCAGCGCGAGCTCGTCCTGGTGAAGGTCCGCGCCGACAACGAGACCCGCTCCCAGATCGTCGAGATCGTGCAGCTGTTCCGCGCCAAGACCGTGGACGTCTCGCCCGAGGCGGTCACCATCGAAGCCACCGGTTCGAGTGACAAGCTCGACGCCATGCTCAAGATGCTGGAGCAGTTCGGCGTCAAGGAGCTCGTGCAGTCCGGCACGATCGCCATAGGGCGTGGCGCCCGGTCCATCACGGACCGGTCCCTGCGGGCCCTCGACCGCAGCGCCTGAGAGTCCTCGACGGTCAACCGCCGGTCCGTCCGGCGGTCCGACTGACGAGACCCGAAAACTTTCCTCCCGCTCCCCGCCGTACGGTGGGACGCAACACCAGCACCTCAAGGAGAATCCCAGTGGCCGAGCTGTTCTACGACGACGACGCCGACCTGTCCATCATCCAGGGCCGCAAGGTCGCGGTGATCGGTTACGGCAGCCAGGGCCACGCCCACGCGCTGTCGCTCCGTGACTCCGGTGTCGACGTCCGCGTCGGTCTGCAGGAGGGCTCGAAGTCCAAGGCCAAGGCCGAGGAGCAGGGCCTGCGGGTCGTCTCCGTCGCCCAGGCGGCGGAAGAGGCCGACCTCATCATGATCCTCACCCCGGACCCGATCCAGGCCCAGGTCTACGAGGAGTCCATCAAGGACCACCTGAAGGAGGGCGACGCGCTCTTCTTCGGCCACGGTCTGAACGTCCGCTACGGCTTCATCAAGGTGCCCGAGGGCATCGACGTCGCCCTGGTCGCCCCGAAGGGCCCGGGCCACCTGGTCCGCCGTCAGTACGAGGAGGGCCGCGGCGTTCCGTGCATCGCGGCCGTCGAGCAGGACGCGACGGGCAACGCCTTCGCGCTGGCTCTCTCGTACGCCAAGGGCATCGGCGGCACCCGCGCCGGCGTCATCAAGACGACCTTCACCGAGGAGACCGAGACCGACCTGTTCGGTGAGCAGGCCGTCCTCTGCGGTGGCACCGCGGCTCTGGTCAAGGCGGGCTTCGAGACCCTGACCGAGGCCGGCTACCAGCCGGAGATCGCCTACTTCGAGTGCCTCCACGAGCTGAAGCTCATCGTCGACCTCATGTACGAGGGCGGCCTGGAGAAGATGCGCTGGTCGGTCTCCGAGACCGCCGAGTGGGGCGACTACGTCACCGGCCCGCGGATCATCACCGACGCCACCAAGGCCGAGATGAAGAAGGTCCTCGCGGAGATCCAGGACGGCACCTTCGCCAAGGAGTGGATGGCCGAGTACCACGGCGGCCTGAAGAAGTACAACGAGTACAAGACCCAGGACGCCAACCACCTCCTGGAGACCACCGGCAAGGAGCTGCGCAAGCTCATGAGCTGGGTGAACGACGAGGAGGCGTAAGCCTTCCGGGTGGGGGCCGGACACACTGTCCGGCCCCTTCCCACATCGTTGGACACCCCGTCCAACCACGGACGGGTGATCCTTCCAACGAGGCGCATGAAGTGCGCCGGTGCACCACTACACTTCTCAACAACATACGCGTCAGGCCCACAGCGTCGTGCGCTTTCACGCGGCAAGCCCCCTCCACCGCCTGCGGCCGTCGGGACGGCCGTCCGCACTGGACCTGTGAGGACTCACGTGAGCTCGAAACCTGTCGTACTCATCGCTGAAGAGCTGTCGCCCGCCACCGTCGACGCCCTGGGCCCGGACTTCGAGATCCGGCACTGCAACGGCGCCGACCGGGCCGAGCTGATCCCCGCCATCGCCGATGTGGACGCGATCCTGGTCCGCTCCGCGACCAAGGTCGACGCCGAGGCCATCGCCGCCGCCGAGAAGCTGCGGGTCGTCGCCCGCGCCGGTGTCGGCCTGGACAACGTCGACGTCTCCGCCGCCACCAAGGCCGGCGTGATGGTGGTCAACGCCCCGACCTCGAACATCGTCACCGCGGCCGAGCTCGCCTGCGGTCTGCTCGTCGCCACCGCGCGCAACATCCCGCAGGCCAACACCGCGCTGAAGAACGGCGAGTGGAAGCGCTCGAAGTACACGGGCGTCGAGCTGAGCGAGAAGACCCTCGGCGTCGTCGGCCTCGGCCGCATCGGCGTCCTGGTCGCCCAGCGCATGTCCGCCTTCGGCATGAAGATCGTCGCCTACGACCCCTACGTGCAGCCGGCCCGTGCCGCCCAGATGGGCGTGAAGCTCCTCGCCCTGGACGAGCTCCTCGAGGTCGCCGACTTCATCACCGTCCACCTGCCGAAGACCCCGGAGACCATCGGTCTCATCGGCGACGAGGCCCTGCACAAGGTCAAGCCCTCGGTCCGCATCGTCAACGCCGCGCGCGGCGGGATCGTGGACGAGGCGGCGCTGTACTCGGCGCTCAAGGAGGGCCGGGTCGCCGGCGCGGGCCTCGACGTGTACGCCAAGGAGCCCTGCACGGACT
This is a stretch of genomic DNA from Streptomyces sp. R44. It encodes these proteins:
- a CDS encoding acetolactate synthase large subunit; its protein translation is MTEQATGHHPQPRPRNGAQPATTVEHVTGAQSLIRSLEEVGADTVFGIPGGAILPAYDPMMDSQRVRHILVRHEQGAGHAATGYAQATGKVGVCMATSGPGATNLVTPIADAHMDSVPLVAITGQVASKAIGTDAFQEADICGITMPITKHNFLVTKAEDIPRTIAEAFHIASTGRPGPVLVDIAKDALQAKTTFSWPPTTDLPGYRPVTKPHAKQIREAAKLISAAKRPVLYVGGGVIKAGATAELKILAELTGAPVTTTLMALGAFPDSHPLHVGMPGMHGAVTAVTALQKADLIVALGARFDDRVTGKLDSFAPYAKIVHADIDPAEIGKNRAADVPIVGDAREVIADLVQAVQAEHSEGNKGDYSAWWSDLSRWRETYPLGYDLPEDGSLSPQQVIQRVGQLAPEGTIFAAGVGQHQMWAAHFIDYEQPATWLNSGGAGTMGYAVPAAMGAKAGMPDRTVWAIDGDGCFQMTNQELTTCALNNIPIKVAIINNGALGMVRQWQTLFYNQRYSNTVLHSGPDDIQANKGTRVPDFVKLSEAMGCVALRCEDPADLDKVIAEANAINDRPVVIDFIVHEDAQVWPMVAAGTSNDEVMAARGVRPDFGDGEDD
- the ilvN gene encoding acetolactate synthase small subunit, with product MSTKHTLSVLVENTPGILARIAALFSRRGFNIDSLAVGVTEHPDISRITIVVNVEDLPLEQVTKQLNKLVNVLKIVELEPSAAIQRELVLVKVRADNETRSQIVEIVQLFRAKTVDVSPEAVTIEATGSSDKLDAMLKMLEQFGVKELVQSGTIAIGRGARSITDRSLRALDRSA
- the ilvC gene encoding ketol-acid reductoisomerase, with product MAELFYDDDADLSIIQGRKVAVIGYGSQGHAHALSLRDSGVDVRVGLQEGSKSKAKAEEQGLRVVSVAQAAEEADLIMILTPDPIQAQVYEESIKDHLKEGDALFFGHGLNVRYGFIKVPEGIDVALVAPKGPGHLVRRQYEEGRGVPCIAAVEQDATGNAFALALSYAKGIGGTRAGVIKTTFTEETETDLFGEQAVLCGGTAALVKAGFETLTEAGYQPEIAYFECLHELKLIVDLMYEGGLEKMRWSVSETAEWGDYVTGPRIITDATKAEMKKVLAEIQDGTFAKEWMAEYHGGLKKYNEYKTQDANHLLETTGKELRKLMSWVNDEEA
- the serA gene encoding phosphoglycerate dehydrogenase: MSSKPVVLIAEELSPATVDALGPDFEIRHCNGADRAELIPAIADVDAILVRSATKVDAEAIAAAEKLRVVARAGVGLDNVDVSAATKAGVMVVNAPTSNIVTAAELACGLLVATARNIPQANTALKNGEWKRSKYTGVELSEKTLGVVGLGRIGVLVAQRMSAFGMKIVAYDPYVQPARAAQMGVKLLALDELLEVADFITVHLPKTPETIGLIGDEALHKVKPSVRIVNAARGGIVDEAALYSALKEGRVAGAGLDVYAKEPCTDSPLFELDQVVCTPHLGASTDEAQEKAGIAVARSVRLALAGELVPDAVNVQGGVIAEDVKPGLPLAEKLGRIFTALAGEVAARLDVEVYGEITQHDVKVLELSALKGVFEDVVDETVSYVNAPLFAQERGVEVRLTTSSESPDHRNVVTVRGTLSNGEEVAVSGTLAGPKHLQKIVAVGDYDVDVALADHMVVLRYEDRPGIVGTVGRILGEAGLNIAGMQVARAEEGGEALVVLTVDDTVPAAVLTEIAEEIGAASARSVNLI